From one Magnetococcales bacterium genomic stretch:
- a CDS encoding co-chaperone YbbN, with translation MADSPWVVEVTRDNFQQQVYVRSHEVPVLVDFWAPWCGPCRTLGPTLEKLAEEMNGRFLLAKINSDAEAEIGEQFGIRSIPACKLFIAGEVVDEFTGALPESGVRAFLDKAIPSPADSLAARAEVHLAEEQLDAASALYQEALTLDPQHGESLLGLARILMADGEKAAAAELLDRLPPKFAQKPEARALTAKLSFQQESSESGGDPEELKRQVAEAPGDLTARMALGNAYVNQEQYAEGLDQFLEIIRRDREFEEDGGRKAVLRVFEMLGPTHSVVRQYRSRLSALLFS, from the coding sequence ATGGCTGATTCCCCCTGGGTGGTGGAAGTGACTCGGGACAACTTCCAGCAGCAAGTCTATGTGCGTTCCCATGAAGTACCGGTACTGGTGGATTTTTGGGCTCCCTGGTGTGGCCCCTGCCGGACACTGGGCCCCACCCTGGAAAAACTCGCTGAAGAGATGAATGGTCGTTTTCTTTTGGCCAAAATCAACTCCGACGCAGAAGCGGAAATCGGCGAACAGTTTGGAATCCGCTCCATTCCGGCTTGCAAACTGTTCATCGCCGGGGAGGTGGTGGATGAGTTTACCGGTGCACTCCCCGAATCAGGCGTACGCGCATTTCTCGATAAGGCCATCCCCTCCCCTGCGGATTCCCTGGCTGCCCGGGCCGAGGTGCATTTGGCTGAGGAGCAGTTGGATGCCGCCTCCGCCCTCTATCAGGAAGCCCTCACGCTGGATCCCCAACATGGAGAGAGCTTATTGGGGCTCGCCCGAATTTTGATGGCAGATGGCGAGAAGGCCGCAGCTGCTGAGCTTCTGGACAGGCTCCCACCCAAATTCGCCCAAAAACCGGAAGCCCGGGCGCTCACCGCCAAACTCAGCTTTCAACAGGAGAGCAGCGAATCTGGGGGAGATCCCGAAGAGCTGAAGCGTCAAGTGGCTGAAGCCCCCGGTGATCTCACCGCCCGCATGGCCCTGGGCAATGCCTATGTGAACCAGGAGCAGTATGCTGAAGGATTGGATCAATTTTTGGAAATCATCCGTCGGGATCGGGAATTTGAGGAGGATGGTGGGCGCAAGGCGGTGCTTCGGGTGTTTGAAATGTTAGGGCCTACTCACTCGGTGGTCCGACAATACCGCTCCCGGCTTTCAGCACTGCTCTTTTCCTGA
- a CDS encoding glutamate racemase, producing MKGDKSDFDPRPIGIFDSGVGGLTVLGALARQLPGESFIYLGDTARVPYGSKSPRTVERYTLQVADFLLSQNVKALVVACNTASALGLAALRTHCDVPIQGVIQPGCRAALSASKSRHIGVIGTRTTMASGAYPHTLYLLNPKVQVSSLACPLFVPLVEENWLTHPATHLIVEESLKPFIHKKLDTLILGCTHYPPLKPVIKEVLGSEVRLVDSAQAVAEEMELRLRDLIKPTRPGTPQLLNYLVTDVAERFIEVAPRFLDGLPVKNVEMVDL from the coding sequence ATGAAAGGTGATAAATCCGATTTTGATCCCCGCCCCATCGGTATTTTTGATTCCGGGGTGGGGGGCCTCACGGTGTTGGGGGCTCTGGCGCGACAGCTACCTGGAGAAAGTTTCATCTATCTGGGGGATACCGCACGGGTGCCCTACGGCTCCAAATCCCCCCGCACGGTGGAACGCTATACCCTGCAGGTGGCCGATTTTTTGTTGAGCCAAAACGTCAAAGCCCTGGTGGTGGCCTGCAACACCGCCTCAGCCCTGGGGCTCGCGGCCCTGCGCACCCACTGCGACGTGCCTATCCAGGGAGTGATTCAACCCGGCTGCCGGGCCGCTCTTTCGGCGAGCAAAAGCCGCCACATCGGGGTAATCGGCACCCGCACCACCATGGCCAGCGGCGCTTACCCCCACACCCTCTATCTACTGAACCCCAAGGTACAGGTCTCCTCTTTGGCCTGCCCGCTTTTCGTCCCCCTGGTAGAGGAAAACTGGCTCACACACCCGGCGACCCATCTGATTGTCGAAGAGAGCCTGAAACCCTTCATCCATAAAAAACTCGACACCCTGATCTTGGGCTGCACCCACTATCCCCCCCTGAAGCCGGTGATCAAAGAAGTCCTGGGCTCGGAAGTGCGCCTGGTGGATTCCGCCCAGGCAGTGGCTGAAGAGATGGAACTGCGCCTGCGGGATCTGATCAAACCGACCCGGCCCGGCACTCCCCAGCTCCTCAACTATCTGGTGACCGATGTGGCCGAACGCTTTATCGAGGTGGCCCCCCGCTTTTTGGATGGTCTGCCGGTCAAAAATGTGGAGATGGTAGATCTTTAA
- the dnaE gene encoding DNA polymerase III subunit alpha: MSHAAFVHLHVHSCYSLLAASLPVKGMIERAAQEGMPALALTDQGNLFAAIQFYTGCLKAGIKPILGSQVLVVPQRRELTARADKEIRDQLILLCRNQTGWQNLMRLVSVGYLEGMHDKPRVDGESLQKYREGLIALSCGAKGEVGRHLEAGRWEEARRAAERLKKLYQAPDGQPGYYLEIHRHGAPGEEAFIRQSVRLAQELDIPLVASNDVHFLNPEDQPAHDVLSCIGLGQTLYEEGRATFSESFAFTSAQEMRQRFQDIPEALDNTLQIAKRCNLQLSLGKSILPEFKLPEGEDLASWLRHQSEEGLAVRLKTRVFNRFPAEKWPETEAIYRDRLALELEIILQMGFPGYFLIVSDFIRWAKKKGIPVGPGRGSGAGSLVAWVLDITDLDPIRYGLLFERFLNPERVSMPDFDVDFCMDRRDEVIRYVQDRYGVDRVAQIITFGSLQARAVVRDVGRVLELPYGRVDRIAKLIPMVLGISLKEGIEQEERLRTLMAEEPEVKTLMDLALVLEGLPRSAGTHAAGIVMANGPLTDIVPLYQDPRSDMPASQFNMGDVEKAGLVKFDFLGLKTLTVIDVALGLVNDERKKMGKEAIDIAQIDRKDSETFKLLKEGRTRGVFQLESSGMREILKKLATDSFEEIIALVALYRPGPLGSGMVDDFIERKHGRAKVSYPLPQLEPILKETYGVILYQEQVMKIAQVLAGYSLGGADLLRRAMGKKKAAEMASQREIFMKGAAKNDIDTKKATYIFDLMEKFAGYGFNKSHSAAYALISYQTAWLKAHYPVAFMAATLTCDMLNTDKVIAFVRECLAMKIKVLPPDVNHAFKEFSLEDGGIRYGLAAVKNVGEGAVDALLAARKKGGVFTGIYDLCRRVEAASLNRRVMENLIKAGACDGLGGNRAALLEALPTAMSQGGREQADKNLGFLDLFGGLEEEENAQGEETLPECPELDDNEKLEAEKEALGFYMSGHPLDIYAKELAEYGLLTTQGLKERFRGSRPPPSSDGGEGGGRRYGPGRGNDNRPRVKIAALVSERKIHRTRSGDRMAFVTLEDRFGQVELVVFSDLFLEHRELLEGKNVLVVSAAVEVNDEEPKLTAEELMSLEALRERLCRTLMVTVDPLTFTPEVSNRFGEILKRHGGGECQVVVEMPFPKARARFQLGEGFRVTPGERLLIDLQNLFGKKSVRFSRGGGATSLH; the protein is encoded by the coding sequence ATGTCCCACGCCGCCTTCGTTCATCTTCACGTCCACTCCTGCTATTCCCTTCTGGCGGCCTCTCTACCTGTCAAAGGTATGATTGAGCGTGCCGCACAGGAGGGTATGCCTGCCCTCGCCTTGACCGATCAGGGCAATCTGTTCGCTGCGATCCAGTTTTATACCGGCTGTCTCAAAGCGGGGATCAAGCCGATTTTGGGCTCCCAGGTGCTGGTGGTGCCCCAACGTCGGGAGCTGACGGCCCGAGCGGACAAGGAGATTCGGGATCAGCTGATTCTCCTCTGCCGCAACCAGACCGGCTGGCAAAATCTCATGCGTCTGGTATCCGTGGGCTATCTGGAGGGGATGCATGACAAACCCCGGGTGGATGGGGAGTCGCTGCAAAAATATCGGGAGGGGTTGATTGCTCTTTCCTGTGGTGCCAAAGGGGAAGTGGGCAGGCACCTGGAAGCGGGGCGTTGGGAAGAGGCTCGGCGGGCGGCGGAGCGTCTTAAAAAGCTCTACCAGGCACCGGATGGTCAACCCGGCTATTATCTGGAGATTCACCGCCACGGCGCCCCCGGGGAGGAAGCCTTTATCCGCCAGAGCGTGCGCCTGGCCCAGGAGCTGGATATTCCCCTGGTCGCCAGTAACGATGTCCATTTTCTCAACCCCGAGGATCAACCCGCCCACGATGTGCTGAGCTGTATCGGCCTCGGTCAGACCCTCTATGAAGAGGGGCGGGCCACTTTCAGCGAATCCTTTGCTTTTACCTCCGCTCAGGAGATGCGGCAACGCTTTCAGGATATCCCCGAAGCCCTCGACAACACCCTGCAAATCGCCAAACGCTGCAATCTGCAACTCTCTCTCGGTAAATCCATTCTGCCCGAATTCAAGCTTCCCGAAGGGGAGGATCTCGCCTCCTGGCTGCGCCATCAGTCCGAGGAGGGGTTGGCTGTTCGACTGAAAACCCGGGTGTTCAATCGTTTTCCTGCCGAAAAATGGCCCGAGACCGAAGCGATCTATCGGGATCGGCTGGCTCTGGAGCTGGAAATTATCCTGCAAATGGGCTTTCCCGGCTATTTTTTGATCGTTTCCGATTTTATCCGCTGGGCCAAAAAAAAGGGTATCCCGGTCGGGCCGGGGCGGGGATCGGGAGCTGGGTCCCTGGTAGCCTGGGTGCTCGATATCACCGATCTGGATCCCATCCGCTACGGGCTGCTTTTTGAGCGGTTTTTGAATCCCGAACGGGTCTCCATGCCGGACTTTGATGTGGACTTTTGTATGGATCGCCGGGATGAGGTGATTCGCTATGTTCAAGATCGCTATGGGGTGGATCGGGTAGCCCAGATCATCACCTTTGGCTCTCTCCAGGCCCGGGCGGTAGTGCGGGATGTGGGGCGGGTGTTGGAGTTGCCCTATGGCCGGGTGGATCGCATCGCCAAGTTGATCCCCATGGTGCTGGGGATCTCCCTGAAGGAGGGCATTGAGCAGGAGGAGCGGCTGCGCACCCTGATGGCTGAGGAGCCGGAGGTCAAGACGTTGATGGATCTTGCCCTGGTGCTGGAGGGGCTGCCTCGCTCTGCCGGAACCCATGCCGCCGGTATCGTCATGGCCAACGGCCCCCTGACGGATATCGTCCCCCTCTATCAGGATCCCCGCTCGGACATGCCCGCCTCCCAGTTCAACATGGGGGATGTGGAAAAGGCGGGGCTGGTCAAGTTTGATTTTCTCGGTCTTAAAACATTGACCGTGATCGATGTGGCCTTGGGATTGGTCAACGACGAACGAAAAAAAATGGGCAAGGAAGCGATCGATATCGCCCAGATTGACCGCAAGGATTCCGAAACCTTCAAGCTTCTCAAGGAGGGGCGGACCCGGGGGGTGTTCCAGCTGGAATCTTCCGGTATGCGGGAAATTCTGAAAAAACTGGCCACAGACTCCTTCGAGGAGATCATCGCCCTGGTCGCTCTCTATCGACCCGGTCCGTTGGGCTCGGGGATGGTGGATGATTTTATCGAGCGCAAGCATGGCCGGGCCAAAGTATCCTATCCATTGCCCCAGCTGGAGCCGATTCTGAAAGAGACGTATGGGGTGATTCTCTACCAGGAGCAGGTGATGAAGATCGCCCAGGTGCTGGCGGGTTATTCCCTGGGGGGAGCGGACCTGTTGCGCCGGGCCATGGGTAAGAAAAAAGCGGCGGAGATGGCCTCCCAACGGGAAATCTTCATGAAAGGGGCCGCTAAAAATGATATCGACACCAAAAAGGCGACCTATATTTTCGACCTGATGGAAAAGTTTGCAGGCTACGGCTTCAATAAATCCCACTCTGCAGCCTATGCCCTCATCTCCTACCAAACAGCCTGGCTGAAGGCCCACTATCCCGTCGCCTTCATGGCAGCGACCCTCACTTGCGACATGTTGAACACCGACAAGGTGATCGCTTTTGTGCGGGAGTGCCTGGCCATGAAGATCAAGGTGCTGCCTCCGGATGTTAACCACGCTTTCAAGGAATTTTCCCTGGAGGATGGGGGAATCCGTTATGGTTTGGCAGCAGTCAAAAATGTGGGGGAGGGCGCGGTGGATGCCCTGCTGGCGGCTCGGAAAAAAGGGGGTGTTTTTACCGGAATTTATGACCTGTGCCGCCGGGTGGAAGCGGCGAGCCTGAATCGTCGGGTGATGGAAAATTTGATCAAGGCAGGTGCCTGTGACGGCTTGGGAGGCAACCGGGCCGCCCTGCTCGAAGCCCTGCCTACCGCCATGAGCCAGGGGGGGCGGGAGCAGGCGGATAAAAATCTCGGGTTTCTGGATCTTTTCGGCGGACTGGAGGAGGAAGAGAACGCCCAGGGGGAGGAAACCCTGCCCGAATGCCCGGAGTTGGATGACAACGAAAAGCTGGAAGCTGAAAAAGAGGCTTTGGGCTTTTATATGAGTGGCCATCCTTTGGACATTTATGCCAAAGAGTTGGCTGAGTATGGGCTGCTCACCACCCAGGGGCTCAAAGAGCGTTTTCGGGGAAGCAGACCCCCTCCCAGTAGTGATGGCGGTGAGGGGGGCGGGCGGCGCTATGGGCCGGGTCGGGGGAACGATAACCGTCCCCGGGTCAAGATTGCCGCTCTGGTGTCTGAGCGCAAGATTCACCGCACCCGTTCCGGGGATCGTATGGCTTTTGTCACCCTGGAGGATCGTTTCGGACAGGTGGAGCTGGTGGTTTTTTCGGATCTCTTTCTGGAGCACCGTGAGCTTTTGGAGGGGAAGAATGTGCTGGTGGTTTCGGCGGCTGTGGAGGTGAATGACGAGGAGCCCAAGCTGACGGCTGAGGAGTTGATGAGCCTGGAGGCGTTGCGGGAGCGGTTGTGTCGCACTTTGATGGTGACTGTCGATCCTTTGACCTTTACACCGGAGGTGAGTAACCGGTTTGGTGAAATTCTCAAACGCCATGGCGGGGGGGAGTGTCAGGTGGTGGTGGAGATGCCTTTTCCCAAGGCTCGGGCGAGGTTTCAGTTGGGGGAGGGGTTTCGGGTAACCCCGGGTGAGCGGTTGTTGATTGATCTTCAAAATCTTTTTGGCAAAAAGTCTGTCCGTTTTTCCCGGGGGGGTGGGGCGACTTCATTGCACTGA
- a CDS encoding acetyl-CoA carboxylase carboxyltransferase subunit alpha: protein MSRTFLEFERPIGELMAKIDELRHLSSSSDIDIANEIVLLEEEASKLTDRIFAKLSPWQKTLLSRHPDRPIASDYLDIVFDGFEELHGDRTFGDDASTLGGLATLAGHDVVVIGQEKGRGTKDKVVRNFGMPRPEGYRKALRLMKLADKFQLPIITLIDTPGAYPGKGAEERGQAEAIARNLKEMITLRVPVICVVIGEGGSGGALAIGLGNRVLMMHYAIYSVISPEGCASILWKDAAKAELAAEAMRLTAEEILELGVIDGIIPEPVGGAHRDPAAAGLILREHLEKNLRELKNIPPDKLAESRFKKFMDMGVVLEN, encoded by the coding sequence ATGTCTCGAACCTTTCTGGAATTTGAACGACCCATTGGCGAACTGATGGCCAAGATCGACGAACTGCGACACCTTTCCAGCAGTTCCGACATCGACATTGCCAACGAGATTGTCCTCCTGGAGGAGGAGGCGAGCAAGCTGACCGACCGGATCTTTGCCAAGCTCTCGCCCTGGCAAAAGACCCTGCTCTCCCGCCATCCCGACCGCCCCATCGCCAGTGACTATCTGGATATCGTTTTTGACGGCTTTGAGGAGCTTCACGGCGATCGGACCTTTGGTGATGATGCTTCCACTTTAGGGGGGCTTGCCACACTGGCTGGTCATGATGTCGTTGTGATCGGTCAGGAAAAAGGGCGTGGCACCAAGGACAAGGTGGTGCGTAATTTTGGCATGCCCCGGCCGGAAGGATATCGCAAGGCCCTTCGGCTGATGAAATTGGCCGATAAGTTTCAGCTGCCCATCATCACTCTCATCGACACCCCCGGGGCTTATCCGGGTAAAGGTGCCGAGGAGCGGGGACAGGCGGAGGCCATTGCCAGAAACCTCAAGGAGATGATCACCTTGCGGGTGCCGGTGATCTGCGTGGTGATCGGCGAAGGGGGCTCCGGGGGGGCTTTGGCCATCGGTTTGGGCAATCGGGTGTTGATGATGCACTATGCCATCTATTCGGTGATCTCTCCGGAAGGGTGCGCATCCATTCTCTGGAAGGATGCCGCCAAGGCGGAGCTGGCTGCCGAGGCGATGCGCTTGACCGCTGAGGAAATCCTGGAGTTGGGCGTGATCGATGGGATTATTCCGGAGCCGGTGGGGGGAGCCCATCGGGATCCAGCGGCAGCAGGTTTGATCCTCCGGGAGCACCTGGAAAAGAATTTGCGAGAGCTGAAAAACATCCCCCCGGACAAGCTGGCTGAATCGCGTTTTAAAAAGTTTATGGATATGGGTGTGGTGTTGGAAAATTGA
- a CDS encoding fructose-bisphosphate aldolase class II gives MPLISMRQLLDHAAENAYGLPAFNVNNMEQVRAILRAADATDSPVILQGSAGARKYAGEAFLRHQILAALELYPHLPVAMHQDHGQSPAVCLAAIRSGFTSVMMDGSLREDGKTPSDFAYNVQVTRQVVEMAHAIGVTVEGELGVLGSLETGKAGKEDGHGAEGDVARERLLTDPEEAAQFVRETKVDALAIAIGTSHGAYKFSRKPTGDILAIDRIKEIHARLPDTHLVMHGSSAVPQELLAEINQFGGAIPETYGVPVEEVQVGIRYGVRKINIDTDLRLAMTGAIRRHFTENPKNFDPRKYLRPAEDAASQVCRDRYEQFGAAGQASRIKAIPLDEVAGQYKSGKLDPRVS, from the coding sequence ATGCCACTGATATCCATGCGGCAACTGCTGGATCATGCCGCTGAAAATGCCTACGGTCTGCCCGCCTTCAACGTCAATAATATGGAGCAGGTTCGGGCGATCCTGCGGGCGGCTGATGCGACTGACAGCCCAGTGATTCTTCAGGGTTCTGCCGGGGCGCGCAAATATGCCGGTGAGGCGTTCCTGCGTCACCAGATTTTAGCCGCTCTGGAGCTTTATCCCCATCTGCCGGTGGCCATGCACCAGGATCACGGGCAATCCCCGGCGGTGTGTCTGGCAGCCATCCGCAGCGGTTTTACCTCAGTGATGATGGATGGCTCCCTGCGAGAGGATGGCAAAACCCCCTCCGATTTCGCATACAACGTCCAGGTGACCCGGCAAGTGGTGGAGATGGCCCATGCCATCGGGGTGACGGTAGAGGGTGAGCTGGGGGTGTTGGGCTCCCTGGAGACGGGTAAGGCTGGCAAAGAGGATGGCCACGGCGCTGAAGGGGATGTCGCCCGGGAGCGGCTTTTGACCGACCCGGAAGAGGCCGCCCAATTTGTCCGTGAGACCAAAGTCGATGCCCTGGCTATTGCCATCGGCACCTCCCACGGGGCCTATAAATTTTCCCGCAAGCCCACCGGCGATATTTTGGCCATCGACCGCATCAAGGAGATCCACGCCCGTCTCCCCGACACCCATCTGGTGATGCACGGCTCTTCCGCCGTTCCCCAGGAGCTGTTGGCGGAAATCAACCAATTCGGTGGGGCCATTCCCGAAACCTACGGCGTGCCCGTCGAAGAGGTTCAGGTCGGGATTCGCTACGGTGTTCGCAAGATCAACATCGACACCGACCTGCGCCTGGCCATGACCGGTGCCATCCGCCGCCATTTTACTGAAAATCCAAAAAATTTCGATCCCCGCAAATATCTGCGTCCCGCCGAGGATGCCGCCTCTCAGGTGTGCCGGGATCGCTACGAGCAGTTCGGAGCAGCGGGGCAGGCTTCCCGGATCAAGGCCATTCCTCTGGATGAGGTGGCCGGGCAGTATAAATCCGGAAAACTGGATCCTCGAGTGAGTTAG
- a CDS encoding caspase family protein, with product MMGRIGQMWVWALLASLFLATESVAGAVSTCPIAREMAHKAVDIFDRLPDRGLEALKRARELCPNDLAISYNLGLATYTSGDKREARRIWEELYNNHPEHLNTLANLAWVTFELGDDETAHILAFKGFSNHPGNMSLAHTKLYSLFRMGRYLEAYDWLTRAGLSGARADKWRKMAVEYVVETLWRKFRGGATMDALRKSVDLLVAEYAEEADFITAKDQLILAAIDPEADIPHQKLLPHEVWPQSGNIDDRSEVLDDYLETLPHLSGWKKRQDAFAVIVGINRYKTIRGRHFADRDAQNLHRLLGRRGLFIDDPEHMRLRVDEGATLDVLQADIRWLLKQGRIDPNAMLLFYFSGRGMPWATGGMHHVEDILLAPVGVKLEEMDPDHAISLAWLREELDKLPNPEIMVVVDGCFNANPACNLKNHTDGLVPDRAFFKSQKPWVMAAITGEAKTHGPSRQGAFTHFLLKGMLGPADGADGSPKDGWVDLNEGFAYLRSQTQKSESALDPLFSHPTKIRLTRVGGER from the coding sequence ATGATGGGTCGAATTGGGCAGATGTGGGTCTGGGCGCTTTTGGCGTCCCTGTTCCTCGCCACAGAGTCGGTGGCCGGAGCGGTCTCCACCTGCCCCATCGCCCGGGAAATGGCCCACAAGGCGGTCGATATCTTTGATCGTCTGCCCGACCGGGGGCTGGAAGCTCTCAAGCGTGCCCGGGAGCTTTGCCCCAACGATCTGGCTATCAGTTATAATTTGGGGCTCGCCACCTACACCTCTGGCGACAAGCGCGAGGCTCGCCGGATTTGGGAAGAGCTTTACAACAACCATCCCGAACACCTCAATACCCTCGCCAATCTGGCTTGGGTCACCTTTGAGCTGGGGGATGACGAAACAGCGCATATCCTTGCTTTCAAAGGGTTTTCAAATCATCCAGGCAATATGTCCCTGGCCCATACCAAGCTCTATTCGCTTTTTCGCATGGGCCGCTATCTGGAAGCCTACGACTGGCTGACCCGGGCGGGGCTTTCCGGAGCAAGGGCGGATAAATGGCGCAAGATGGCCGTGGAATATGTGGTGGAAACCCTCTGGCGGAAATTCCGGGGTGGGGCCACCATGGATGCGTTGCGCAAATCGGTGGATCTGCTGGTGGCCGAATATGCGGAAGAGGCCGACTTTATCACCGCCAAGGATCAACTCATCCTGGCCGCCATCGACCCGGAAGCCGATATTCCCCACCAAAAACTTTTGCCCCACGAGGTGTGGCCCCAATCGGGCAACATCGATGATCGCAGCGAAGTGCTGGACGATTATCTCGAAACCCTCCCTCACCTTTCCGGTTGGAAAAAGCGCCAAGACGCCTTTGCGGTGATCGTGGGGATCAATCGTTATAAAACCATCCGGGGTCGGCACTTTGCGGATCGGGATGCCCAAAATCTCCATCGCCTGTTGGGGCGTCGGGGGCTCTTTATCGATGATCCCGAGCACATGCGTTTGCGGGTTGATGAGGGGGCCACCCTGGATGTGCTCCAGGCCGATATCCGTTGGCTGCTCAAACAGGGGCGTATCGACCCCAATGCCATGCTGCTCTTCTATTTTTCAGGTCGTGGAATGCCCTGGGCCACGGGTGGCATGCACCATGTGGAAGATATCCTTCTGGCTCCGGTGGGGGTGAAGCTTGAGGAGATGGATCCCGATCACGCCATCTCTCTGGCTTGGCTGCGGGAAGAGTTGGATAAGCTGCCCAACCCTGAAATCATGGTGGTGGTGGATGGCTGTTTCAACGCCAACCCGGCCTGCAACCTGAAAAATCACACCGATGGTTTGGTTCCGGATCGGGCTTTTTTCAAGAGCCAAAAGCCTTGGGTGATGGCGGCCATCACCGGTGAGGCCAAAACCCACGGACCGAGTCGCCAGGGAGCCTTTACCCACTTTTTGTTGAAGGGCATGTTGGGACCTGCGGATGGGGCCGACGGCAGCCCCAAGGATGGTTGGGTGGATCTCAACGAGGGGTTCGCCTATCTGCGCAGCCAGACCCAAAAGAGCGAATCGGCCCTCGATCCCCTCTTCTCCCATCCCACCAAAATTCGTCTGACCCGGGTGGGTGGGGAGCGTTAG
- a CDS encoding formylglycine-generating enzyme family protein yields the protein MKTERDMGKAVGRVAKGALLAVGLACLFQPTLARAFLINSWEPVAIGEVKESNSGDSPQPGYSWTEPVTKMEMIWLSGGCYQMGSPPKASGRDADEGPVHQACLSGFWMGRYEVTQGQWEKIVRNNPASFRKGHSYPIEGVSWEDIEGFLDKLNGQQSDPKIRFRLPTEAEWEFACRNGGKRVRYAGGETPDQLGWYRQNSGRTTQVVGSREANSLGFGDMSGNVWEWVGDTYSRDSYKRHTRDNPSWEGHSGYRVIRGGGWESQPGALRCANRGFELFSTRRPDLGLRLVAVLDQTVKKRPKLSELPF from the coding sequence ATGAAAACAGAACGGGACATGGGTAAGGCAGTGGGAAGGGTAGCGAAAGGGGCTCTCCTGGCTGTGGGCTTGGCGTGTCTTTTTCAGCCGACCCTTGCCCGGGCTTTTTTGATCAACTCCTGGGAGCCGGTAGCCATCGGTGAAGTCAAGGAGTCCAACAGCGGCGACTCTCCACAACCGGGCTACTCCTGGACCGAGCCGGTCACCAAAATGGAAATGATCTGGCTTTCCGGGGGATGCTATCAGATGGGCAGCCCCCCCAAGGCCAGTGGACGGGATGCCGATGAAGGCCCTGTACATCAGGCTTGTCTTTCCGGTTTTTGGATGGGGCGCTATGAGGTGACCCAGGGGCAGTGGGAAAAAATCGTCCGCAACAACCCCGCAAGCTTTCGCAAAGGCCACAGCTATCCCATAGAAGGGGTCTCGTGGGAAGATATTGAAGGGTTTTTGGATAAGCTTAACGGACAGCAGTCAGATCCCAAAATCCGTTTTCGCCTGCCCACCGAGGCGGAGTGGGAGTTTGCCTGCCGCAATGGCGGCAAACGGGTCCGTTATGCCGGAGGGGAGACGCCCGATCAGCTGGGTTGGTATCGGCAAAACAGCGGGCGCACCACCCAGGTGGTGGGAAGCCGCGAGGCCAACAGCCTGGGCTTCGGGGATATGAGTGGCAACGTCTGGGAGTGGGTGGGGGATACCTATTCCCGGGACAGCTATAAACGTCACACCCGGGACAATCCTTCCTGGGAGGGGCACAGCGGCTACCGGGTGATTCGGGGTGGCGGTTGGGAAAGCCAGCCCGGGGCGTTGCGCTGTGCGAACCGGGGGTTCGAGCTTTTTTCCACCCGGAGGCCTGATCTGGGTCTGCGTCTGGTTGCTGTGCTGGATCAGACGGTTAAAAAACGCCCCAAACTTTCCGAACTGCCTTTCTGA
- a CDS encoding BLUF domain-containing protein, with protein sequence MDLMHVIYTSIFKEGLSSDALENILEASRKNNEENGITGVLIYSDGLFMQLIEGRRDKIESLIEKIKHDHRHYSLSIVVKEEIFQRSFPDWSMAFVREELEDLGKVIGMEGYLDLEDFNKKLLQAKGWPPLFLKHYSSKPE encoded by the coding sequence ATGGACTTGATGCATGTGATATACACATCCATTTTTAAGGAAGGTTTGAGTTCGGACGCTCTTGAGAATATTCTTGAGGCCTCACGAAAAAACAACGAGGAAAATGGTATAACTGGAGTGCTGATATATTCGGACGGACTGTTTATGCAACTTATCGAAGGAAGAAGGGATAAGATTGAATCTCTTATAGAGAAGATAAAACATGACCATCGCCATTACAGCCTCTCAATTGTTGTGAAAGAAGAGATTTTTCAAAGGTCATTTCCAGATTGGAGTATGGCTTTCGTCCGTGAAGAACTTGAAGACCTTGGCAAAGTCATTGGAATGGAGGGTTACCTGGACCTGGAGGATTTTAATAAAAAATTGTTGCAGGCAAAGGGATGGCCCCCTTTATTTCTAAAACATTATAGCTCAAAGCCCGAGTGA